The Blastomonas fulva genome contains a region encoding:
- the purM gene encoding phosphoribosylformylglycinamidine cyclo-ligase, whose translation MTDKTGATPPHDSYSYAQAGVSIAAGNALVKAIGPLAKATARPGANAELGGFGGFFDLKAAGFRDPLLVAANDGVGTKVKLAIDHDRHDAIGIDLVAMCVNDLIVQGAEPLFFLDYFATGKLDTGIAERVVAGIADGCKLAGCALIGGETAEMPGMYAPGDYDLAGFCVGAVERDEVLTGDKVKPGDVLLGLASSGVHSNGYSLVRRLAADKGWKMNRPALFDQEVLLIDALIAPTRIYVSSLLPVVKSGRIAAMAHITGGGLLENIPRVLPEGAHAHVDADAWAQPRLMAFLQAQGHIEPEEMARTFNCGIGMVLVVDESDVATVIADLEAAGETVYRIGRIAAGDKGSTVSGSVETWSAKAAWSATHAG comes from the coding sequence ATGACTGACAAGACCGGCGCGACGCCACCTCACGACTCCTACAGCTATGCCCAGGCCGGGGTTTCGATCGCGGCGGGCAACGCACTGGTCAAGGCGATCGGCCCACTCGCCAAGGCGACCGCGCGGCCCGGCGCCAATGCCGAACTTGGCGGATTTGGCGGGTTCTTCGACCTCAAGGCTGCAGGCTTTCGCGATCCGCTGCTGGTCGCGGCCAATGATGGCGTGGGCACCAAGGTCAAGCTCGCCATCGACCACGACCGGCATGATGCGATCGGCATCGATCTGGTGGCGATGTGCGTCAACGATCTGATCGTCCAGGGCGCTGAACCCTTGTTCTTTCTCGATTATTTCGCAACCGGCAAGCTCGACACGGGGATTGCCGAACGCGTCGTCGCCGGGATCGCCGATGGCTGCAAGCTGGCGGGGTGCGCGCTGATCGGCGGCGAGACCGCGGAAATGCCCGGCATGTATGCTCCGGGCGATTACGATCTGGCGGGCTTCTGCGTGGGCGCGGTCGAGCGCGACGAGGTGCTCACCGGCGACAAGGTGAAGCCCGGCGACGTGCTGCTCGGCCTTGCCTCGTCGGGCGTCCATTCCAACGGCTATTCACTGGTGCGTCGTCTGGCGGCGGACAAGGGCTGGAAGATGAACCGCCCTGCCCTGTTCGATCAGGAGGTCTTGCTGATCGACGCGCTGATCGCGCCGACACGAATTTACGTCTCTTCGCTGCTGCCGGTGGTCAAATCGGGCCGCATCGCCGCGATGGCACACATCACCGGCGGCGGACTGCTCGAGAACATTCCGCGCGTGCTGCCCGAAGGCGCGCATGCGCATGTCGATGCCGACGCCTGGGCCCAGCCCCGGCTGATGGCGTTCCTGCAGGCACAAGGGCATATCGAGCCCGAGGAAATGGCGCGCACCTTCAACTGCGGCATCGGCATGGTGCTGGTGGTTGACGAGAGCGACGTCGCCACGGTCATCGCAGATCTCGAGGCAGCGGGCGAAACCGTCTACCGCATCGGTCGGATCGCCGCTGGCGACAAGGGCTCCACGGTCAGCGGTTCGGTCGAGACCTGGAGCGCCAAGGCGGCGTGGAGCGCCACCCATGCGGGGTGA
- a CDS encoding heavy-metal-associated domain-containing protein, giving the protein MTNSLTLSRPAPRLSRAWIAAILLPLLLVLAGIVYAQIEGDRGIPPVASGGDFEVSGVKVDASGKNAQEARSNAWREAQRKGWQKLWMQTNRSGAAPKLSDSVLDGIVSAIVVEYEQIGPRRYIATLGVLFDRARAGELLGVSGSVLRSAPMLVIPIYVSGGSAQTFENRTPWQAAWARYRTSESIVDYIRPHGSGADSLLVNAAQSGRRSRTWWRLILDQFGGADVVVPVAHVERQYPGGPITGRFAARFGPDSRLLGSFTLRARNSDGLNAMLDEAIQRLDRIYAGAVRSGELRPDSSLIIEKPVEIVEELLDESLAEDVPLEAGGLTSGPQIISIQFDTPDVAAVQAGERLVRGIPGVQSANTASLALGGTSVMQVNANIDIDALRGALEARGWRVQQGAGVLRISRAQAPAAAPGGGG; this is encoded by the coding sequence TTGACCAACAGCCTGACCCTGAGCCGCCCAGCGCCGAGACTATCGCGCGCGTGGATCGCCGCAATCCTGCTCCCGCTGCTGCTGGTGCTGGCGGGGATCGTGTACGCCCAGATCGAGGGAGACCGCGGAATTCCGCCGGTTGCCAGCGGCGGCGATTTCGAGGTCAGCGGCGTAAAGGTCGACGCATCGGGCAAGAATGCGCAAGAGGCTCGCTCGAACGCGTGGCGCGAGGCGCAGCGCAAGGGCTGGCAGAAATTGTGGATGCAGACCAACCGCTCTGGCGCGGCGCCCAAGCTCAGCGACTCGGTGCTCGACGGAATCGTCTCGGCCATCGTGGTGGAATATGAACAGATCGGCCCGCGCCGCTATATCGCGACACTGGGCGTGCTGTTTGATCGCGCGCGCGCAGGGGAACTGCTCGGCGTCAGCGGATCGGTTCTGCGCTCGGCACCGATGCTGGTAATTCCGATCTACGTCTCGGGAGGATCGGCGCAGACGTTCGAGAACCGCACGCCATGGCAGGCGGCCTGGGCCCGCTATCGCACCTCAGAAAGCATCGTCGATTACATCCGTCCGCATGGATCGGGCGCGGATTCGCTGCTGGTCAACGCCGCGCAGTCGGGTCGCCGCAGCCGCACCTGGTGGCGGCTGATCCTCGACCAGTTCGGCGGGGCGGACGTCGTGGTGCCTGTTGCACATGTCGAGCGGCAATATCCCGGCGGACCGATCACCGGACGCTTTGCCGCGCGCTTCGGCCCCGACAGCCGGTTGCTGGGATCGTTCACGCTGCGCGCGCGCAACAGCGACGGCCTCAACGCGATGCTCGACGAGGCGATCCAGCGGCTCGACCGGATATATGCCGGCGCAGTGCGCTCGGGCGAACTGCGCCCCGATTCGTCGCTGATCATCGAAAAGCCGGTCGAGATCGTCGAGGAACTGCTCGACGAAAGCCTGGCCGAGGACGTGCCGCTCGAAGCCGGTGGACTGACCAGCGGGCCGCAGATCATCTCGATCCAGTTCGACACCCCCGATGTCGCCGCAGTGCAGGCGGGTGAGCGGCTGGTGCGTGGTATCCCCGGCGTTCAGTCGGCCAATACCGCCAGCCTGGCGCTGGGCGGTACCTCGGTGATGCAGGTCAACGCCAACATCGATATCGACGCCTTGCGCGGCGCGCTCGAAGCCCGTGGCTGGCGGGTGCAGCAGGGCGCGGGCGTGCTGCGCATCTCGCGCGCTCAGGCACCGGCTGCGGCCCCCGGCGGCGGGGGATAA
- a CDS encoding DnaA ATPase domain-containing protein has product MTGQFVLPFAAAGPDGDSDFLVTESNREAIDRLFDWTRLPFGAAVLIGPPGSGKTTIGRAFVTGSGGCFIDNADGESDETLFHAWNRAQTQGAPVLFAASLPPAQWGIRLPDLLSRLGASLLVEIPPPDEEMTALLLQKLLARAGLALPDALAAYAALRVERSYPAICRLAHMIDEMALAMQRPIGQRLVRDALANLAGTDGGSSDTD; this is encoded by the coding sequence ATGACGGGCCAGTTCGTACTGCCCTTTGCGGCAGCCGGACCGGATGGCGACAGCGATTTTCTGGTCACCGAATCGAATCGTGAGGCGATCGACCGGCTGTTCGACTGGACGCGGCTACCCTTTGGTGCGGCGGTGCTGATCGGCCCGCCCGGATCGGGCAAGACCACCATCGGCCGCGCGTTCGTCACAGGATCGGGTGGCTGCTTCATCGACAATGCCGATGGCGAAAGCGACGAGACGCTGTTCCACGCCTGGAACCGGGCGCAGACCCAGGGCGCGCCGGTGCTGTTCGCCGCGTCCCTCCCGCCCGCGCAGTGGGGCATCCGGCTGCCCGACCTGCTGTCGCGGCTGGGCGCATCGCTGCTGGTCGAAATTCCGCCACCCGACGAGGAAATGACCGCACTGCTGCTGCAGAAGCTGCTGGCGCGGGCAGGGCTTGCGCTGCCCGATGCGCTGGCCGCTTATGCCGCGCTCAGGGTCGAGCGATCCTATCCGGCCATCTGCCGGCTGGCGCACATGATCGACGAGATGGCGCTGGCAATGCAGCGCCCAATCGGCCAAAGACTGGTGCGCGACGCACTGGCAAACTTGGCAGGAACCGATGGCGGCTCATCCGACACAGACTGA
- a CDS encoding RNA degradosome polyphosphate kinase: MAAHPTQTEQSGPADPAESARRYFNRELSWLAFNDRVLEEACNPRHPLLERLRFLSISGNNLDEFFMVRVAGLVGQVAEHVEERSADGRTPAQQLVEIERAVDRLNAAQQQVWSDLRAELATNGVVEADVDDLDDVNKAWLREHFVTQIFPVLTPQALDPAHPFPFIPNKGLSLIFDLKRRSDGKTVRELVMLPATMPRFVRIAGDKGWHVALEKIVVAFADKLFPGYDVRGSGLFRIIRDSDIEVEEEAEDLVLYFRNALKRRKRGQVIRLETSRLMDKGLAELLDDNLLQEGGNKSSDDGFLGIGDLAALVEEDRPDLKFPAFTPRFPERIREHNGDCFAAIRSKDIVVHHPYESFEVVIAFLKQAAQDPDVVAIKQTLYRAGKQSAIINALIAAAEAGKSVTAVVELKARFDEEQNLLWASALERAGVQVVYGFIEWKTHAKISMVVRREPDGFRTYCHFGTGNYHPVTARIYTDLSFFTADPRASRDAAQLFNYITGYVEPEQLELLSMSPRDMRRDLIALIDHEMEEARAGRKGAIWAKMNSLVDPAMIEKLYAASSAGVQIELVIRGICCLRPGVAGLSDNIRVKSVVGRFLEHSRIWAFGNGDALPNDRAKVFISSADWMPRNFDRRVEYMLPIQNPTVHDQVLEQVMVANLLDNEQSWELDGDGRYIRIRPDDKPFNLHRYFMTNPSLSGRGTALKNSDAVPKLSLHRRAPRED, encoded by the coding sequence ATGGCGGCTCATCCGACACAGACTGAACAATCTGGCCCGGCAGATCCTGCCGAATCGGCCCGCCGCTATTTCAACCGCGAACTCAGCTGGCTGGCGTTCAACGACCGGGTGCTGGAAGAGGCGTGCAATCCGCGCCACCCCCTACTCGAGCGGCTGCGCTTCCTGTCGATCTCGGGAAACAATCTCGACGAGTTCTTCATGGTGCGCGTGGCTGGGCTCGTGGGGCAGGTGGCAGAGCATGTCGAGGAGCGCTCCGCCGACGGCCGCACGCCTGCGCAGCAGCTGGTCGAAATCGAGCGCGCGGTCGACAGGCTCAATGCCGCGCAGCAACAGGTTTGGAGCGATCTGCGGGCCGAACTGGCGACCAATGGCGTGGTCGAGGCCGATGTCGATGATCTCGACGACGTCAACAAGGCATGGCTGCGCGAGCATTTCGTCACCCAGATCTTCCCGGTGCTCACCCCACAGGCGCTCGATCCGGCGCATCCGTTTCCGTTCATCCCCAACAAGGGACTGAGCCTGATATTCGACCTCAAGCGCCGGTCGGACGGCAAGACGGTGCGCGAACTCGTGATGCTGCCCGCCACCATGCCGCGCTTCGTGCGGATCGCGGGCGACAAGGGCTGGCATGTCGCGCTCGAAAAGATCGTCGTCGCCTTCGCCGACAAGCTTTTCCCCGGCTATGATGTGCGCGGATCGGGCCTGTTCCGCATCATCCGCGACAGCGATATCGAGGTCGAGGAAGAGGCCGAGGATCTGGTGCTGTACTTCCGCAATGCGCTGAAACGGCGCAAGCGCGGGCAGGTGATCCGGCTGGAAACATCGCGGCTGATGGACAAGGGGCTGGCCGAGCTGCTGGACGACAATCTGCTGCAGGAGGGCGGCAACAAGTCGTCCGACGATGGCTTCCTGGGGATCGGCGATCTCGCCGCATTGGTCGAAGAGGACCGGCCCGATCTCAAGTTCCCCGCCTTCACGCCGCGATTTCCTGAACGAATCCGAGAACATAACGGCGATTGCTTTGCAGCGATCAGAAGCAAGGACATCGTCGTCCACCACCCGTACGAGAGCTTCGAGGTGGTCATCGCGTTCCTCAAACAGGCAGCGCAAGACCCAGATGTCGTGGCGATCAAGCAGACGCTGTACCGCGCCGGCAAGCAGTCCGCGATCATCAACGCGCTGATCGCGGCGGCAGAGGCCGGCAAGTCGGTCACCGCGGTGGTCGAGCTCAAAGCGCGCTTCGACGAGGAGCAGAACCTGCTCTGGGCGAGCGCGCTCGAGCGGGCCGGGGTGCAGGTGGTCTATGGCTTTATCGAGTGGAAGACCCACGCCAAGATCTCGATGGTGGTGCGCCGCGAGCCCGACGGCTTCCGCACCTATTGCCACTTCGGCACCGGCAACTACCATCCGGTCACCGCGCGGATCTACACGGATCTCAGCTTCTTCACCGCCGATCCCCGCGCCAGCCGCGATGCGGCGCAATTGTTCAACTACATCACCGGCTATGTCGAGCCCGAGCAGCTCGAACTGCTCTCGATGTCGCCGCGCGACATGCGCCGCGACCTGATCGCGCTGATCGATCATGAAATGGAAGAGGCACGCGCCGGGCGTAAAGGCGCGATCTGGGCCAAGATGAACTCGCTGGTCGATCCGGCGATGATCGAGAAGCTCTATGCCGCGAGCAGCGCGGGCGTGCAGATCGAATTGGTCATCCGCGGTATCTGCTGCCTGCGCCCGGGCGTTGCGGGCCTCTCCGACAACATCCGCGTCAAGTCGGTGGTCGGGCGCTTCCTTGAGCACAGTCGCATCTGGGCGTTCGGCAACGGCGATGCGCTGCCCAACGACCGGGCCAAGGTGTTCATCAGTTCGGCCGACTGGATGCCGCGCAATTTCGACCGGCGGGTGGAATACATGCTGCCGATCCAGAACCCGACGGTGCACGATCAGGTGCTCGAACAGGTGATGGTCGCCAATCTGCTGGACAACGAACAAAGCTGGGAGCTGGATGGCGATGGCCGCTACATCCGCATCCGTCCCGACGACAAGCCGTTCAACCTGCACCGCTATTTTATGACAAACCCGTCGCTGTCCGGACGCGGCACTGCGCTCAAGAACAGCGATGCGGTGCCCAAGCTCAGCCTCCATCGCCGCGCCCCACGCGAGGATTGA
- a CDS encoding Ppx/GppA family phosphatase, whose translation MDFFIRKQNQPAHLYRTAIIDIGSNSVRLVVYSGPRRNPALIFNEKVMAGLGRSLADTGTIDAAAMKRAIEALERFRIVAREMDVDETVCVATAAVRDASNGDEFTRKARALGLDIIILSGDDEARISGFGVLSAIPHADGIVGDLGGGSLDLARVSSGTVVETATLPLGVLRAAAVRQGDGMTLASAFRKMVAPYAWLREHPGKPFYLVGGSWRAFARLDMHLTAYPLRVLNEYRIDIARPEAVLTGFRAMDRDAVRQATGLAPSRIETLPDAIALLRLMRDHISPSELIVSSYGLREGLLYARMDDDVRQRDPLLVAADRYGQLQSRFGEDSQPLFDWISRIFPEDPPHWQRWLKAACHLSDVAWQASPDFRAERGLEIALHGNWVGIDVVGRSMIGQALYTNFGGGPRPFPLDFHVATPEMLERAIGWGLAMRLAQRLGAGTHDVLKRSHLQRVGDALHLVLDPADRALYGEVVERRLRRLAQFMGRRAGLSLS comes from the coding sequence ATGGATTTTTTCATCCGCAAACAGAACCAGCCGGCGCATCTCTATCGCACGGCGATCATCGATATCGGTTCGAACTCGGTGCGTCTGGTCGTCTATTCGGGGCCGCGCCGCAACCCGGCGCTCATCTTCAACGAGAAGGTGATGGCGGGGCTGGGTCGGTCGCTGGCGGACACCGGCACGATCGATGCCGCCGCGATGAAGCGCGCGATCGAGGCGCTCGAGCGCTTCCGCATCGTCGCGCGCGAAATGGATGTCGACGAGACCGTATGCGTCGCGACCGCGGCGGTGCGCGATGCCAGCAACGGCGACGAGTTCACGCGAAAGGCGCGGGCATTGGGGCTGGATATCATCATCCTGTCGGGCGATGACGAGGCTCGGATCTCCGGGTTCGGCGTGCTCTCGGCGATCCCGCACGCCGACGGCATCGTGGGGGATCTGGGGGGCGGCAGCCTCGACCTTGCACGGGTCAGCAGCGGCACGGTGGTGGAAACCGCGACGCTGCCGCTGGGCGTGCTGCGCGCCGCGGCGGTGCGGCAGGGCGATGGCATGACGCTGGCCTCGGCCTTCCGCAAGATGGTCGCGCCCTATGCGTGGCTGCGCGAGCATCCGGGCAAGCCCTTCTATCTGGTGGGCGGGTCATGGCGTGCCTTTGCCCGGTTGGACATGCACCTTACCGCCTATCCGCTGCGGGTGCTCAACGAGTATCGGATCGATATCGCGCGGCCCGAAGCGGTGCTCACCGGGTTTCGTGCCATGGATCGCGACGCGGTGCGCCAGGCGACGGGCCTCGCGCCCTCGCGCATCGAGACATTGCCCGATGCGATCGCGCTGCTGCGGCTGATGCGCGATCATATCAGCCCCAGCGAGTTGATCGTGTCGTCCTATGGCCTGCGCGAAGGATTGCTCTACGCACGGATGGACGACGACGTGCGCCAGCGCGATCCGCTGCTGGTGGCGGCGGACCGCTACGGCCAGCTCCAGTCGCGCTTCGGCGAGGATTCGCAGCCGCTGTTCGACTGGATTTCGCGGATATTCCCCGAGGACCCGCCGCACTGGCAGCGCTGGCTCAAGGCGGCGTGTCATCTGTCTGATGTTGCGTGGCAGGCAAGCCCCGATTTCCGCGCCGAACGTGGGCTCGAGATCGCGCTGCACGGCAACTGGGTGGGGATCGATGTGGTCGGACGCTCAATGATCGGCCAGGCACTTTATACCAATTTTGGCGGAGGTCCGCGCCCGTTCCCGCTCGATTTCCACGTCGCCACACCCGAGATGCTGGAACGTGCGATCGGTTGGGGACTGGCGATGCGCCTGGCGCAGCGGCTGGGTGCGGGCACGCACGATGTCCTCAAGCGCAGCCATCTGCAGCGGGTTGGTGACGCGTTGCACCTTGTGCTCGATCCCGCGGACCGGGCGTTGTACGGCGAGGTCGTCGAGCGGCGGCTACGGCGCCTGGCGCAGTTCATGGGCCGTCGGGCAGGACTTAGCCTGAGTTGA
- the epsC gene encoding serine O-acetyltransferase EpsC, with protein sequence MFSALSEYLDSIRARDPAPRSRWEILLYPGVLALGLHRVAHWLFTGELYFLARLVNHISRFLTAIDIHPGAQIGRFLFVDHGFVVIGETAVIGDNVTIYQGATLGGRNPTDGVGGKRHPTIEDDVIVSLGAAILGPLTVGKGARIGANAVVTRDVAPGSVMVGIPARPTPVDAAEKQRGFVQYGTPCSQTFDPSTQKLELLQCEILQMQERIRQLMEERDEARKAVRGAELKGPDRDSGTAA encoded by the coding sequence ATGTTCAGCGCATTGAGCGAATATCTGGATTCCATCCGCGCGCGCGATCCCGCCCCCCGATCCCGGTGGGAGATTCTGCTGTACCCCGGCGTGCTGGCGCTGGGCCTGCACCGGGTCGCGCACTGGCTGTTCACCGGCGAGCTCTATTTCCTCGCGCGGCTGGTCAACCACATCTCGCGCTTTCTCACCGCGATCGATATCCATCCCGGCGCGCAGATCGGTCGCTTCCTGTTTGTCGACCACGGCTTTGTCGTGATCGGCGAGACCGCGGTGATCGGCGACAATGTGACCATCTATCAGGGCGCGACGCTGGGCGGGCGCAACCCCACCGATGGCGTGGGCGGCAAGCGCCACCCGACCATCGAGGATGACGTGATCGTCAGCCTGGGCGCGGCGATCCTTGGCCCGCTCACCGTCGGCAAGGGTGCGCGCATCGGTGCGAACGCCGTCGTCACGCGTGATGTCGCCCCCGGGTCGGTAATGGTCGGCATTCCGGCGCGCCCCACGCCTGTCGATGCGGCGGAAAAGCAGCGCGGCTTCGTGCAGTACGGCACGCCGTGCAGCCAGACCTTCGACCCGTCCACGCAGAAGCTGGAATTGCTGCAGTGCGAGATCCTGCAGATGCAGGAGCGGATCCGCCAGCTGATGGAAGAACGCGACGAGGCCCGCAAGGCCGTCCGCGGCGCCGAGCTCAAGGGGCCCGATCGCGATAGCGGGACCGCAGCCTGA
- a CDS encoding DUF2794 domain-containing protein, producing MNPGGNVSLFPLTGGTANQTGFDRQELNRILDLYGRMVAAGMWRDYAIELGRDAAIFSCFRRATERPEFRIEKRPALRRKQGMWALVGEGGAVLKRGHELSGVLAPLERKLVRVVE from the coding sequence TTGAACCCGGGCGGCAACGTCTCCCTGTTTCCGCTGACCGGCGGAACGGCTAACCAGACCGGCTTTGACCGGCAGGAACTCAACCGCATTCTCGATCTGTACGGACGCATGGTCGCGGCCGGCATGTGGCGCGATTACGCGATCGAGCTGGGCCGCGATGCGGCGATCTTCTCATGCTTTCGCAGGGCCACCGAGCGGCCTGAATTCCGCATCGAAAAGCGTCCTGCGCTGCGCCGCAAGCAGGGCATGTGGGCGCTGGTCGGCGAAGGTGGTGCGGTGCTCAAGCGCGGGCACGAGCTGTCGGGCGTGCTTGCCCCGCTCGAGCGCAAGCTGGTGCGCGTCGTCGAATAG
- a CDS encoding MFS transporter, whose amino-acid sequence MASAGALLNKRRFLPLFVTQLLGAFNDNLYKNAMVLFVVYSVYNDETAETWFSAIATAVFILPFFLLSALAGQLADTRDKAAIIRIVKFCEIIIMLVGGTGLYMAWAGMAVHSIAIPLMMLALFAMGIHSTFFGPIKYAILPQHLNDDEVLGGTGLVEAGTYIAILLGTILAGWIPVEVAGIAVVITAMIGYMTGRQVPPAPAMIERTKLDYNFIRASISLIKATMKVRRVFLAIVAISFFWTIGAVLFIQFPPLAKNVLTASKEVASLFLVVFSIGVAIGSVAINALLKGTVSARYSPVSVIVMGLFVVAFFFVCRQWVPDTAGSLFTVGEFIRHSMAIPLLLSLLGIAVAGGMFVVPLYAFLTTTVHKSEAARTIAANNIVNSGAMVIGSLIAIGLSLAGLQVIYQLLLSAAMCVVAAWLGHLLHKASLEPHGDHELDG is encoded by the coding sequence ATGGCATCCGCTGGTGCGCTTTTGAACAAGAGGCGCTTTCTCCCCCTGTTCGTGACCCAGCTGCTCGGGGCATTCAACGACAATCTGTACAAGAACGCGATGGTGCTGTTCGTCGTCTACAGCGTGTACAACGACGAAACCGCCGAAACCTGGTTCAGCGCGATTGCGACGGCGGTGTTCATCCTGCCGTTCTTCCTGCTCTCGGCGCTCGCCGGGCAGCTGGCCGATACGCGGGACAAGGCCGCCATCATCCGCATCGTCAAATTCTGCGAAATCATCATCATGCTGGTCGGCGGCACGGGGCTGTACATGGCCTGGGCCGGCATGGCCGTGCACAGCATCGCCATCCCGCTGATGATGCTGGCGCTTTTCGCGATGGGGATCCACTCGACCTTTTTCGGCCCGATCAAATACGCCATCCTGCCGCAGCATCTCAACGATGACGAGGTTCTGGGCGGCACCGGGCTGGTGGAAGCGGGAACCTATATCGCCATCCTGCTGGGCACCATCCTGGCGGGCTGGATCCCGGTGGAGGTCGCCGGCATCGCGGTCGTGATAACCGCGATGATCGGCTACATGACCGGGCGGCAGGTGCCCCCTGCCCCGGCCATGATCGAACGCACCAAGCTCGACTACAACTTCATCCGGGCCTCGATCTCGCTGATCAAGGCGACGATGAAGGTGCGCCGGGTGTTCCTGGCCATTGTCGCGATCAGCTTTTTCTGGACCATCGGCGCGGTGCTGTTCATCCAGTTCCCGCCGCTGGCCAAGAACGTGCTGACCGCGAGCAAGGAGGTCGCCAGCCTGTTCCTGGTGGTGTTCTCGATCGGTGTGGCGATCGGATCGGTTGCGATCAACGCGCTGCTCAAGGGCACCGTCTCGGCGCGCTATTCGCCCGTGTCGGTGATCGTGATGGGGCTGTTCGTGGTCGCCTTCTTCTTCGTCTGCCGCCAGTGGGTGCCCGACACCGCCGGATCGCTGTTCACCGTGGGCGAGTTCATCCGGCACTCCATGGCCATTCCGCTGCTGCTCTCGCTCCTGGGGATCGCTGTGGCAGGCGGCATGTTCGTCGTCCCGCTGTACGCGTTCCTGACCACCACCGTGCACAAGAGCGAGGCTGCACGCACCATCGCGGCCAACAACATCGTCAATTCGGGCGCGATGGTGATCGGCTCGCTGATCGCCATCGGGCTCAGCCTGGCCGGGTTGCAGGTGATTTATCAGCTGCTGCTCAGCGCGGCGATGTGCGTGGTCGCGGCCTGGCTGGGGCATCTGCTGCACAAGGCGAGCCTCGAGCCGCATGGCGACCACGAACTGGACGGTTGA
- the pgsA gene encoding CDP-diacylglycerol--glycerol-3-phosphate 3-phosphatidyltransferase, with protein sequence MLTLPNILTLSRIVTVPLLAALLWWPEWATGYLLGFVVYCLMGITDYFDGYLARAQGAVSRLGIFLDPIADKIMVAAVILILCANNDIDGLHVIAALIILLREITVSGLREFLAGLQVSMPVSQLAKWKTTLQLLALGTLIFAGGFPEHLWMQQLGIAALWTAAILTLVTGWDYLRVGLKHMD encoded by the coding sequence ATGCTGACACTGCCCAACATATTGACCCTCTCGCGCATCGTGACCGTGCCTCTGCTGGCCGCCCTGTTGTGGTGGCCTGAATGGGCGACCGGCTATCTGCTGGGCTTTGTCGTCTATTGCCTGATGGGCATCACCGATTATTTCGACGGTTATCTGGCACGTGCCCAGGGGGCGGTGTCGCGGCTGGGCATTTTCCTCGATCCGATTGCCGACAAGATCATGGTGGCGGCGGTCATCCTGATCCTGTGCGCCAACAACGATATCGACGGGCTGCACGTCATCGCCGCGCTGATCATCCTGCTGCGCGAGATCACCGTATCGGGCCTGCGCGAGTTTCTGGCGGGGCTTCAGGTCTCGATGCCGGTGTCGCAGCTGGCCAAATGGAAGACCACGCTGCAGCTGCTCGCGCTGGGCACCCTGATCTTTGCCGGCGGCTTTCCCGAGCATCTGTGGATGCAGCAGCTGGGAATCGCCGCATTGTGGACCGCCGCGATCCTGACATTGGTCACCGGCTGGGATTATCTGCGGGTCGGCCTGAAGCACATGGATTAG
- a CDS encoding hydrogen peroxide-inducible genes activator, with protein sequence MTSYLPTLKQLQYLVALEEHGHFGKAADACYVTQSTLSAGLRELETLLGVVLVERTRRVVRFTPLGNKVVAKAHRILREAEELSDLVRSSGKPLSGDLRMSVIPTIAPFLLPRLLPGLRREQPELKLFLREEVSSAAVESLHHGQVDCVLLALPFPAGDVEHETLFVDPLYVAFPKDDPRDPPEFVRPELIDESRLLLLEDGHCLKDHALAACNRPELRASAMMFGTSLHTLVQMVDNKLGLTLLPQIAIDAGILNNTDIVARPLLADHASRDIAIIWRRNSPRAEEFRMLADILRRGHAEGKCAG encoded by the coding sequence ATGACGTCATATCTGCCCACTCTCAAACAGCTGCAATATCTCGTCGCGCTGGAAGAGCATGGTCATTTCGGCAAGGCGGCAGATGCCTGTTACGTGACGCAGTCGACGCTGTCGGCGGGGCTGCGCGAGCTGGAAACGCTGCTGGGCGTGGTGCTGGTCGAACGGACCCGGCGGGTGGTGCGATTCACGCCGCTGGGCAACAAGGTCGTGGCCAAGGCGCACCGTATCCTGCGCGAGGCGGAAGAGCTCTCCGACCTCGTGCGCTCATCGGGCAAGCCGCTGTCGGGCGATCTGCGGATGAGCGTCATCCCCACTATTGCCCCGTTCCTGCTGCCCCGGCTGCTTCCCGGCCTGCGCCGCGAGCAGCCCGAGCTCAAGCTGTTCCTGCGCGAGGAAGTCAGCAGCGCCGCGGTCGAGTCTCTTCATCACGGCCAGGTCGATTGCGTTCTGCTTGCGCTCCCCTTTCCGGCGGGCGATGTCGAGCACGAAACCCTGTTCGTCGATCCGCTCTACGTAGCCTTCCCCAAGGATGACCCGCGCGACCCGCCCGAATTCGTGCGCCCCGAGCTCATCGACGAATCGCGGCTGCTGCTGCTCGAGGATGGCCACTGCCTGAAGGACCACGCGCTTGCCGCGTGCAACCGCCCCGAACTGCGCGCCAGTGCGATGATGTTCGGCACATCGCTGCACACGCTGGTGCAGATGGTCGACAACAAGCTGGGCCTCACATTGCTGCCGCAGATCGCGATCGATGCGGGGATATTGAACAACACCGATATCGTGGCGCGGCCGTTGCTGGCGGATCACGCCTCGCGCGACATTGCGATCATCTGGCGCCGCAACAGCCCCCGCGCCGAGGAGTTCCGGATGCTGGCGGACATCCTGCGCCGTGGCCATGCCGAAGGGAAGTGCGCGGGGTAG